In Trueperaceae bacterium, one DNA window encodes the following:
- the hutI gene encoding imidazolonepropionase: protein MSLPLAADHDARRTLVKGISELLTPHTTLTGAAMALEGEHVAWVGLESEVPSEYSAWSTLDLDGRGVIPGLVDSHTHLVWAGDRLDEYVLRSQGVSYAELLATGGGIRNTVAPTRAASENGLLMLARRRAGAFLRGGVTAIEIKSGYGLDTESELKMLRVARKLGEDGPQRVTTTLLAHVPDPGVERRFAVDRFVMETLPEAARTGLADTVDVFCDEGAFTLAEARRILESGLSHGLQVKAHAEQLTHTGAARLVAELGGLSADHLESATPDDFEALAKAGSVATVLPVAALLLKKPVPSAEVLRGSGVTFAVASDHNPGSSPVFGLLPALQLAIATSGLTVQEALIAGTANAGKALGRPGWGTLQAGSPADYLVVDSARALMPLYTWGLPTIKEMVVGGRSVWRKDG, encoded by the coding sequence ATGAGCCTGCCACTGGCAGCGGATCACGACGCCCGGCGCACCCTGGTCAAGGGCATCAGCGAGTTGCTGACTCCACATACGACGCTCACAGGGGCAGCCATGGCGCTCGAGGGCGAACACGTCGCCTGGGTGGGGCTGGAGAGCGAGGTGCCGTCCGAGTACTCCGCGTGGTCCACGCTCGACCTGGACGGCCGGGGCGTCATACCAGGCTTGGTGGACAGCCACACGCACCTGGTCTGGGCAGGCGACCGGTTGGACGAGTACGTCTTACGCTCTCAAGGGGTGTCCTACGCCGAACTGCTGGCTACTGGTGGGGGCATACGCAACACCGTTGCGCCTACCCGCGCGGCAAGCGAGAACGGGCTGCTGATGCTGGCGCGGCGGCGGGCCGGCGCTTTCCTGCGGGGCGGCGTCACGGCCATCGAGATCAAGTCCGGCTACGGCCTCGATACCGAGTCGGAGCTGAAGATGTTGCGGGTTGCCCGGAAGCTGGGCGAGGACGGCCCGCAACGGGTGACGACCACCCTACTTGCGCACGTGCCCGACCCCGGCGTCGAGCGCCGGTTCGCGGTCGACCGCTTCGTGATGGAGACGCTCCCCGAGGCTGCCCGCACGGGCCTCGCCGACACCGTCGATGTCTTCTGCGACGAGGGCGCCTTCACGTTGGCTGAAGCGCGGCGCATCTTGGAATCGGGCCTCAGCCACGGCCTCCAGGTGAAAGCGCACGCCGAGCAGCTCACGCATACGGGCGCGGCGCGCCTCGTAGCGGAACTGGGCGGCCTATCGGCGGACCATCTCGAGTCGGCCACGCCGGACGACTTCGAGGCTTTGGCGAAAGCAGGCTCGGTGGCCACCGTTCTGCCCGTGGCGGCACTCCTACTCAAGAAGCCGGTGCCCAGCGCAGAGGTGTTGCGAGGCAGCGGCGTTACCTTCGCTGTGGCCTCGGACCACAACCCGGGTTCCTCGCCTGTGTTCGGGCTCTTGCCGGCCTTGCAGCTGGCCATCGCGACCTCCGGGCTGACCGTCCAGGAAGCCCTGATAGCGGGTACGGCGAACGCAGGCAAGGCGCTCGGCCGGCCCGGCTGGGGCACGCTGCAGGCGGGTTCCCCTGCCGACTACCTCGTCGTCGACTCGGCCCGAGCACTGATGCCCCTCTACACGTGGGGCTTACCGACGATCAAGGAGATGGTCGTCGGCGGAAGGTCTGTCTGGCGGAAGGACGGCTAG